One part of the Candidatus Aquiluna sp. UB-MaderosW2red genome encodes these proteins:
- the rpsB gene encoding 30S ribosomal protein S2 — MATVTVRQLLDSGVHFGHQTKRWNPKMKPFILTDRSGIYIIDLQQSIGFIDEAYNYVRDLVANGGSIMFVGTKKQAQGVISDEAQRVGQPFINERWLGGLLTNFNTVNKRIQRLKELEVMDFTDAPKAGLTKKELLILRREKDKLVKVLGGIRNMAKVPSALWVVDTNKEHLAITEARKLGIPVIAILDTNCDPDDVTIGIPGNDDAIRAIEILTKVIADAAADGMIARHSKEDQTAEPLADWERELLESTPVVAETVATEAAPVSATPAVAEVATEVVVETEVAETPAVVEAPVVAETPAEEAKTEKDA, encoded by the coding sequence ATGGCCACAGTAACAGTCCGCCAGCTTCTAGATTCTGGTGTTCACTTCGGGCATCAAACCAAGCGCTGGAACCCCAAGATGAAGCCTTTCATTCTTACTGACCGTTCCGGCATCTATATCATTGACCTGCAGCAGTCCATCGGCTTCATTGACGAGGCTTATAACTACGTTCGCGACCTAGTCGCAAATGGCGGATCAATCATGTTTGTCGGCACCAAGAAGCAGGCCCAGGGAGTTATCTCCGATGAGGCCCAACGTGTTGGCCAGCCGTTCATCAACGAGCGTTGGCTGGGTGGTCTGTTGACCAACTTCAACACCGTTAACAAAAGAATTCAGCGCCTCAAGGAGCTAGAAGTCATGGACTTCACCGATGCTCCAAAGGCCGGCCTCACCAAGAAGGAGCTTTTGATTCTTCGCCGTGAGAAGGACAAGCTAGTCAAAGTTTTGGGTGGAATTCGCAATATGGCAAAGGTCCCTTCGGCCCTTTGGGTTGTTGACACCAACAAGGAGCACCTTGCAATTACTGAAGCTCGCAAGCTAGGCATTCCAGTCATCGCAATCCTTGACACAAACTGTGATCCAGATGATGTCACCATCGGTATTCCTGGTAACGATGACGCAATTCGAGCAATAGAGATCTTGACCAAGGTAATTGCTGACGCAGCTGCAGACGGCATGATCGCTCGTCACTCTAAGGAAGACCAGACCGCAGAGCCACTAGCTGATTGGGAGCGCGAGCTTTTGGAGTCAACCCCGGTAGTGGCCGAGACTGTAGCCACCGAGGCAGCCCCGGTTTCCGCTACTCCGGCTGTAGCGGAAGTCGCTACTGAGGTTGTTGTTGAGACTGAAGTTGCAGAAACCCCAGCAGTTGTAGAGGCTCCAGTAGTTGCAGAAACCCCAGCCGAAGAGGCCAAGACTGAGAAGGATGCATAA
- the tsf gene encoding translation elongation factor Ts: MANYTAQDVKALREKSGAGMMDCKGALDEADGNIEKAFEVLRLKGLKGVSKREGRTTSNGLVVARVSDGVGYMIELACETDFVAKSENFIALADAVADAIAAAGAIDVAAALNAPHGAHTVGDAIIDKAAIMGEKVELRKVEVVKASGIDSYLHRTSKDLPPQVGVLLGYEGTDSETAHDVAVHIAAFSPTYLSREDVPVEIVAKEREIAEETARNEGKPEVAMPKIIEGRVTGFFKENCLLDQDFAKDNKQSVAKVLETAGLKVTGFIRMRVGV; this comes from the coding sequence ATGGCTAACTACACCGCTCAAGATGTAAAGGCGCTGCGCGAGAAGTCGGGCGCCGGCATGATGGACTGCAAGGGCGCTTTGGATGAGGCCGACGGCAATATTGAAAAGGCATTTGAGGTTTTGCGCCTCAAGGGACTCAAGGGCGTTTCCAAGCGCGAAGGCCGGACAACTTCCAATGGTCTAGTGGTGGCTCGTGTCTCTGATGGCGTGGGCTACATGATCGAACTAGCCTGTGAAACCGACTTTGTCGCAAAGTCCGAGAACTTCATAGCACTAGCTGACGCTGTGGCTGACGCCATAGCTGCGGCTGGGGCAATAGATGTTGCAGCTGCTTTGAACGCACCACACGGCGCACACACCGTTGGGGATGCAATCATAGACAAGGCCGCAATCATGGGCGAGAAGGTGGAGCTTCGTAAGGTTGAGGTTGTGAAGGCCTCGGGTATTGATTCCTACTTGCACCGCACCTCAAAAGATCTTCCACCTCAGGTGGGCGTTCTTTTGGGCTACGAGGGAACCGATTCGGAGACCGCGCACGATGTCGCAGTCCACATCGCAGCCTTTAGCCCGACCTACCTATCGCGCGAGGATGTTCCAGTCGAAATCGTTGCCAAAGAGCGCGAGATCGCCGAGGAGACTGCTCGCAACGAGGGTAAGCCCGAGGTAGCAATGCCAAAAATTATTGAGGGTCGGGTTACCGGCTTCTTCAAGGAGAACTGCCTTTTGGACCAGGACTTCGCAAAGGACAATAAGCAGTCCGTTGCAAAGGTTTTGGAAACTGCAGGCCTCAAGGTAACAGGCTTTATTCGCATGCGAGTCGGCGTCTAA
- the pyrH gene encoding UMP kinase: MVNRKRRVLLKLSGEAFGGGSLGVNPDIVSEIAKDIAAASQKVEIAIVVGGGNFFRGAELSGRGMDRGRADYMGMLGTVMNALALQDFIEQAGAQVRVQSAITMAQVAEPYLPLRAIRHMEKGRIVVFGAGAGLPYFSTDTVAAQRALEIHADEVLVAKNGVDGVYSADPKKDPKAKKLTQVSYQEALVRGLKVVDSTAFSLCMDNQMPMRVFGMDEISDALLGKPVGTRVTP, translated from the coding sequence ATGGTGAATCGCAAGCGCCGAGTATTACTAAAGCTCTCCGGTGAAGCCTTCGGTGGCGGCTCCCTAGGCGTTAATCCGGACATAGTCTCTGAGATTGCCAAGGATATCGCGGCGGCAAGTCAGAAGGTTGAAATCGCAATCGTGGTTGGCGGTGGCAACTTTTTCCGAGGCGCTGAACTATCAGGGCGAGGAATGGACCGGGGCCGCGCCGATTACATGGGCATGCTCGGCACCGTGATGAATGCCTTGGCCCTACAGGACTTTATTGAACAAGCCGGTGCTCAGGTTCGGGTGCAATCAGCCATCACCATGGCTCAGGTAGCCGAGCCCTACCTTCCGCTTCGCGCCATTCGGCACATGGAGAAGGGTCGCATCGTGGTGTTTGGCGCTGGGGCTGGGTTGCCGTATTTTTCTACCGATACGGTAGCAGCGCAAAGAGCACTAGAGATTCACGCCGATGAGGTCTTGGTAGCTAAAAATGGGGTAGACGGGGTTTATTCGGCCGACCCTAAAAAGGATCCGAAGGCTAAAAAACTCACCCAGGTGAGCTACCAAGAAGCCCTTGTTCGAGGGCTCAAGGTTGTGGACTCAACGGCATTCTCGCTCTGTATGGACAATCAGATGCCGATGCGCGTCTTTGGCATGGATGAGATTTCGGATGCCCTCTTGGGCAAGCCGGTTGGCACAAGAGTTACACCTTAG
- the frr gene encoding ribosome recycling factor — protein sequence MITNILAEAKDKMEKSLEATKDDFASVRTGRANPGLFQKIMVDYYGTMTPLGQLGAISTPEARTILINPYDKSALGAIEKALMAMPNLGAQPNSDGNVIRVNLPELTEERRKEYVKLTRDKAEHGRVSIRNIRRKGMEDLASVKKDGGAGEDEVERGEKELEATTKTHIERIDEALKNKESELLEV from the coding sequence ATGATCACCAACATTTTGGCAGAAGCCAAGGACAAGATGGAAAAGTCGCTGGAAGCTACAAAAGACGATTTTGCATCGGTTCGGACTGGAAGAGCGAACCCGGGGCTTTTTCAGAAGATCATGGTGGACTACTACGGCACGATGACCCCGCTCGGCCAACTCGGTGCAATCTCGACACCCGAGGCCCGGACCATCCTGATCAACCCCTATGACAAAAGCGCCCTCGGCGCAATTGAGAAGGCGCTTATGGCGATGCCCAATCTTGGTGCTCAGCCCAACTCCGATGGCAATGTCATTAGGGTAAACCTGCCCGAGCTGACCGAGGAGCGTCGCAAGGAATATGTCAAGCTAACTCGCGATAAGGCCGAGCACGGCCGAGTGTCAATTCGCAACATTCGCCGCAAGGGAATGGAAGACCTAGCTTCGGTCAAAAAAGACGGTGGCGCTGGCGAGGATGAAGTGGAACGCGGCGAAAAGGAGCTTGAGGCAACAACCAAGACACACATCGAACGCATCGATGAGGCACTAAAGAATAAAGAATCCGAACTTCTCGAGGTTTAG
- a CDS encoding phosphatidate cytidylyltransferase: protein MEESKTAKLGTRLAVGSSLGAVFLMTLTWSPLVILMVSIASAIAVFELASAMRTAGWFVPRIPATIAAFGIPWAAFYFSTQGQWLSVSVSVVFMVSWRLLFLLVTKTDQSVKQTLRDFGASAFVVIYVPLLLSFAALIVNKPMGVVWIFGTVFTVALIDTFGYLFGRFFGKTKLSPVISPKKTWEGLGASILGAVVGGVTTALLLGASVWFGLIFGVALLVSSVTGDLSESLIKRDLNVKDMGNVLPGHGGMMDRIDSLLPSVFVAYLLTHIVF from the coding sequence TTGGAAGAATCTAAAACCGCGAAACTCGGAACCCGACTTGCTGTCGGATCTTCACTAGGTGCCGTATTCCTAATGACACTGACTTGGTCACCATTGGTAATTTTGATGGTCTCGATTGCCTCTGCCATAGCGGTGTTTGAACTCGCGTCGGCCATGCGGACTGCGGGGTGGTTCGTTCCAAGAATCCCGGCCACTATTGCGGCTTTTGGGATTCCATGGGCAGCCTTTTATTTCTCAACCCAGGGTCAATGGCTCTCGGTATCGGTTTCAGTGGTTTTCATGGTCAGCTGGCGGCTGTTGTTTTTGCTTGTCACAAAAACCGATCAGAGCGTGAAGCAAACTTTGCGGGATTTTGGGGCAAGCGCATTTGTAGTGATTTATGTGCCACTGCTTTTGAGCTTTGCGGCCTTGATCGTTAATAAACCGATGGGTGTGGTTTGGATCTTTGGCACGGTTTTCACCGTGGCTCTCATCGATACCTTTGGCTACCTTTTCGGGCGTTTCTTTGGAAAAACTAAATTATCGCCGGTGATCAGCCCGAAAAAAACCTGGGAGGGTCTCGGAGCCTCAATTCTCGGAGCAGTTGTCGGAGGGGTCACGACCGCTTTGCTGCTCGGGGCCTCGGTGTGGTTCGGGTTGATATTTGGAGTCGCGCTCTTAGTTAGCTCGGTAACTGGAGACCTATCTGAGTCCTTGATCAAAAGAGACTTAAATGTGAAGGATATGGGTAATGTCCTTCCCGGTCATGGTGGCATGATGGACCGAATAGATTCTTTACTACCTTCTGTTTTTGTGGCTTACCTACTAACGCACATCGTTTTCTAA
- a CDS encoding transglycosylase SLT domain-containing protein → MGRHSAKRANRRSAIPTLGFFFVAGLVMVSAVDPYSGNLASASTMQAFEQDDRDNQQLKIVQVAGDGFDRGGFELVSGAKASKLFVNSAPYPSPDTAKGVALKLVTAKGWEYDQFSCLVKLWERESNWRVNATNSSSGAYGIPQSLPASKLASAGADWRTNPETQIKWGLGYISSRYSSPCGALAHSDENNWY, encoded by the coding sequence ATGGGAAGACACTCGGCTAAGCGTGCGAATCGCCGCTCAGCTATCCCTACTTTGGGCTTCTTTTTTGTTGCCGGGTTAGTCATGGTTTCCGCTGTCGATCCTTACTCCGGAAACCTTGCCTCGGCCAGCACAATGCAGGCCTTCGAGCAGGATGACCGCGATAATCAGCAATTAAAAATTGTGCAAGTCGCGGGGGATGGGTTTGACCGTGGCGGATTCGAATTGGTCTCCGGAGCGAAGGCCAGCAAGCTCTTTGTGAATTCTGCCCCTTACCCTTCGCCCGATACCGCCAAGGGCGTAGCTCTCAAGCTGGTAACTGCCAAGGGCTGGGAATACGACCAGTTTTCCTGCTTGGTAAAGCTCTGGGAGCGAGAGAGTAACTGGAGAGTCAATGCGACAAACAGCTCCTCCGGTGCATATGGGATTCCGCAGTCCCTGCCAGCCTCAAAACTCGCCAGCGCCGGAGCCGATTGGCGCACCAACCCGGAGACTCAAATTAAGTGGGGATTGGGTTATATATCGAGTCGCTATAGTTCTCCTTGCGGAGCGTTAGCCCACTCCGATGAGAACAACTGGTACTAA
- a CDS encoding alpha/beta hydrolase produces the protein MSQEIRAATELPAIRENIELHTQDGEVLVGELAMPLTGKPVATLVTLHPLPTHGGFMDSHILRKAANRLPALINVAVLRFNTRGTESPRGKSTGSFDSGNSEKFDVAAAIQFCEDRGLPTPWLIGWSFGTELAIRYGPENHIIGAILLSPPLHRATEQDLMAWNQTQKPLIAFVPELDDYLRPQEAAIRFGVVDSAKVIAFDGEKHLWVGESATKRVLNGIAEIVAPGSGPLPTTF, from the coding sequence TTGAGCCAGGAAATCAGGGCAGCCACCGAGCTCCCGGCTATCCGAGAAAATATCGAGCTCCATACGCAAGATGGTGAAGTGTTGGTTGGGGAGCTGGCGATGCCGCTAACGGGGAAACCGGTGGCAACTCTGGTGACTCTTCATCCACTTCCAACCCACGGTGGGTTTATGGATTCGCACATTCTTCGCAAGGCAGCCAATCGTCTTCCCGCGCTAATCAATGTCGCGGTGCTGCGCTTTAACACCAGGGGAACCGAGTCACCCAGGGGTAAATCAACAGGTTCATTTGACTCGGGTAATTCTGAAAAGTTCGATGTTGCGGCTGCGATTCAATTTTGTGAGGATCGTGGTCTTCCAACCCCCTGGCTGATCGGTTGGTCCTTTGGGACCGAACTAGCCATTAGGTATGGACCCGAAAACCATATAATTGGGGCAATTCTTTTATCGCCACCACTTCATCGAGCCACCGAGCAAGACCTAATGGCATGGAATCAGACTCAAAAGCCCCTGATTGCCTTTGTTCCGGAACTCGATGATTACCTCAGACCCCAGGAGGCAGCAATCCGCTTTGGGGTGGTGGATTCGGCCAAGGTGATTGCATTCGATGGTGAAAAGCATCTTTGGGTAGGGGAGTCTGCCACCAAAAGGGTGCTCAACGGTATTGCAGAAATTGTGGCACCGGGCTCGGGGCCATTGCCGACTACTTTTTAG
- a CDS encoding AI-2E family transporter, translating into MEQRTRLSNPFQIGLLGGLGVLVAIVLGGAFQQIATILTYVGISLFLALGLDPLIRALRKASLPRPLAVAIVVTGFLGTVALLVWAILPTAVTEAGKLVERIPAIAETLVSTNLVSRLDDQLGGGITQATDSAITFITNSDNWPALAGGLLQVGIGIISGLVGFVIVVILTLYFMASLEPMKDYLANLVSASKRERFRKITDQVALSVGRWLMGQTSIALIHAIALFIFLTIMQVPFALLLSLVAFLLALIPLVGATASAILVTSVSFVSGTQTAIVVGIYYLIYLQLEAYLVSPRVMRRAVSVPGALVVIAALIGGTLVGVLGALIAIPVAASVLLIVREVWIPKQQLR; encoded by the coding sequence ATGGAACAGCGCACTAGATTATCTAACCCATTTCAGATCGGGCTCCTCGGTGGCTTGGGTGTATTGGTCGCGATTGTATTGGGTGGCGCGTTCCAGCAGATCGCGACAATCTTGACCTACGTGGGCATCTCACTGTTTCTGGCTCTGGGACTGGACCCCTTGATCAGGGCGCTTAGGAAAGCAAGTTTGCCTAGGCCGCTGGCGGTGGCCATTGTTGTGACCGGATTCTTGGGCACGGTAGCACTTTTGGTTTGGGCTATTTTGCCAACCGCTGTAACCGAGGCTGGGAAACTAGTTGAACGCATTCCCGCCATTGCAGAGACCCTAGTGTCTACGAATTTGGTTTCACGCCTCGATGACCAACTCGGTGGTGGAATCACTCAGGCTACGGACTCCGCAATCACCTTTATTACAAATAGCGATAACTGGCCGGCATTAGCGGGCGGGCTTTTGCAGGTCGGCATTGGAATCATCTCGGGCTTAGTTGGCTTTGTCATTGTCGTTATCTTGACTCTTTACTTCATGGCTTCACTTGAACCAATGAAGGACTACCTAGCGAATTTGGTTTCAGCATCAAAGCGAGAGCGGTTTAGGAAAATAACCGATCAGGTGGCTCTCTCGGTGGGTCGCTGGCTGATGGGGCAGACCTCCATCGCGCTGATACACGCCATCGCACTCTTCATATTCCTCACCATCATGCAAGTGCCATTTGCGCTCCTGTTATCGCTGGTGGCTTTCTTATTGGCCTTGATTCCGCTGGTTGGTGCCACCGCATCGGCAATCCTGGTGACCAGCGTTTCTTTTGTCTCTGGGACCCAGACCGCGATCGTGGTTGGAATTTATTACCTTATTTACCTTCAGCTTGAGGCCTACCTAGTGAGCCCAAGAGTGATGCGCAGGGCCGTTTCTGTTCCCGGAGCTCTAGTGGTTATTGCGGCCCTGATTGGCGGAACTTTGGTTGGAGTGCTGGGAGCGCTAATCGCGATTCCGGTGGCCGCCTCGGTTTTATTAATTGTTCGTGAAGTCTGGATACCTAAGCAGCAGTTGCGCTAA
- a CDS encoding tetratricopeptide repeat protein, translating to MTNFGAAFDLSALSAKPVGGLTVAGWLVRADEATLRSYLKLSESAPVLMLISDASEESLRVRTLLAEILSKSEGRFAGLEVDLVANPELAQAVGINQAPAMLAILAGQPAPLFKGEATQEQILKVLQQVLELAKQNSLTARFSIGAPPKAEPELSPEHQSAYEAIERGDLEGAKLIYEKLTVEYPKDNDAIAGLAQVELMIRMQLEPGLDPLNQVLFAADQAFLAGDSAGSFGLLLDRFAEDFENREAIRDRLISLFVVVGDVHPEVLAARKRLSMLMF from the coding sequence ATGACGAATTTTGGCGCAGCATTTGATCTTTCAGCCCTTTCCGCAAAACCAGTGGGTGGATTAACGGTAGCCGGCTGGCTGGTGCGGGCCGACGAGGCCACTCTGCGTTCCTACCTCAAGCTATCCGAGAGCGCCCCGGTGCTAATGCTGATTTCCGATGCCAGCGAGGAATCCCTCAGGGTAAGAACCCTCTTGGCGGAGATTCTTTCTAAATCCGAGGGCCGTTTCGCGGGATTGGAAGTTGACCTAGTGGCGAACCCTGAACTAGCGCAGGCGGTGGGGATCAACCAGGCCCCCGCGATGTTGGCAATTTTAGCCGGCCAGCCCGCACCCTTATTCAAGGGCGAAGCTACTCAGGAGCAAATCCTAAAAGTTTTGCAGCAGGTTTTAGAGCTTGCGAAGCAGAACAGCCTGACGGCGAGGTTCTCGATAGGAGCTCCGCCCAAGGCCGAACCAGAACTTTCTCCTGAGCACCAAAGTGCCTATGAGGCGATTGAGCGTGGTGACCTTGAAGGTGCCAAGCTCATCTATGAAAAGCTCACTGTGGAATATCCCAAGGACAACGACGCCATCGCTGGGCTTGCCCAGGTTGAACTAATGATCAGGATGCAACTCGAACCTGGGCTGGATCCTTTGAACCAGGTCTTATTTGCGGCTGACCAGGCTTTTCTCGCCGGAGATTCGGCTGGGTCCTTTGGACTATTGCTGGATAGGTTCGCCGAAGACTTCGAGAATCGCGAAGCCATTAGAGATCGACTGATATCGCTTTTTGTGGTGGTTGGGGATGTTCATCCTGAGGTGCTGGCGGCCCGAAAGCGGCTGAGCATGCTGATGTTTTAG